In a genomic window of Tripterygium wilfordii isolate XIE 37 chromosome 8, ASM1340144v1, whole genome shotgun sequence:
- the LOC120004208 gene encoding callose synthase 7 isoform X1, with translation MASTSGTKSEAGPLQRSLSRPMARAQTLMVDGTNEDDSAVDSELVPSALASIAPILRVANEIEEDNPRVAYLCRFHAFEKAHKMDPTSNGRGVRQFKTYLLHRLETEEEETHPQLARSDPKEIQLYYQKFYEKNIRQGQDTKKPEEMAKIYQIATVLYDVLRTVVPNGKVDDETERYAGEVERKREQFEHYNILPLNAVGVKPAIMELPEIQAALHAVRNVENLPTPRITPTRSASDDMAKHRVKSTIDILDWLSSVFGFQKGNVANQREHLILLLANMDIRGKNLEDYAETDRGRNVLLLHNDTVPRLMENVFKNYQSWCKYLRCKSHLRFPGGSDKQQLQLIYIGLYLLIWGEASNIRFMPECICYIFHNMANEIYGVLYSNALPVTGETQHTEAPDEETFLRTVITPIYQVLRKEARKNKEGKESHSKWRNYDDLNEYFWTDKCFKLKWPWDPKADFFVHWDAPPANERNNHGTGGKTKPKTNFVEVRTFWHLYRSFDRMWIFFILALQYPRIFRFQAMVIIAWSSSGSLAALFDDDVFRSVLSIFVTSAFLNFLQAALDIILSLNAWRSVKPTQILRYLLKFAVAAMWAVVLPIGYSSSVQNPTGLVKFFSSWAGDWRSQSFYNFAVAIYLIPNVLAVLLFFLPPLRRTMERSNWRIITLIMWWAQPKLYVGRGMHEDMISLLRYTLFWIMLLISKLAFSYYVEILPLVEPTKLIMEMHIDNYQWHEFFPNVTHNIGVVIAIWAPIILVYFMDAQIWYAIFSTLFGGIHGAFSHLGEIRTLGMLRSRFDAVPSAFSRHLMPTSGKDDKRKPLDESAERKNIANFSQVWNGFIHSMRLEDLISNRERDLLLVPYSSTNMSVVQWPPFLLASKIPIALDMAKDFKGKEDAELFRKIKNDDYMFSAVIECYETLRYIIFGLLEDEADTLIIKQICDDVDFSIQERCFLNNFRMSGLPLLSDKLEKFLGFLLQYYEDASKSHVNVEAYKPQVINVLQDIVEIITQDVMVNGHEILLRAHSHSHGAEERKKEMRFEKINLSLMQNKSSSEKVVRLNLLVTVKESAINVPTNLEARRRITFFANSLFMIMPNAPKVRDMLSFSVLTPYYKEDVLYSEDELNKENEDGITTLFYLQKIYPDEWQNFQDRINDPKDKDYAQDKKELKMELIRQWVSFRGQTLSRTVRGMMYYRQALELQYFLESAGDSAIFGGYQTIQSRLDYKAFFDSAQALVDLKFTYVVSCQVYGTQKKSRDARDRSCYSNILNLMLKYPSLRVAYIDERDETVDGKSHKVYYSVLLKGGDKLDEEIYRIKLPGPPTDIGEGKPENQNHAIIFTRGEALQTIDMNQDNYFEEAFKMRNVLQEFVKHRRAARKPTILGLREHIFTGSVSSLAWFMSNQETSFVTIGQRILASPLRVRFHYGHPDIFDRIFHITRGGISKASKTINLSEDIFAGYNSTLRSGYITHHEYIQVGKGRDVGMNQISSFEAKVANGNGEQTLSRDVYRLGRRFDFYRMLSFYFTTVGFYFSSMITVLTVYIFLYGRLYMVMSGLEKEILQNPDIHQSNALEQALATQSVFQLGLLLVLPMVMEIGLEKGFRTALGDLIIMQLQLASVFFTFQLGTKAHYFGKTILHGGSKYRATGRGFVVFHAKFAENYRLYSRSHFVKGLELFMLLVLYGVYGGSYRNSNLYFFITFSMWFLVGSWLFAPFVFNPSGFDWQKTVDDWTDWKRWMGNRGGIGIPPDRSWESWWDGEQEHLKYTNIRGRVLEIILAFRFFIYQYGIVYHLDIAHHSKNILVYGLSWMVMVTALLVLKMVSMGRRRFGTDFQLMFRILKALLFLGFMSVMTVLFVVCGLTISDLFAAILAFLPTGWAILLIAQACRSLFKGIHVWDSVKELGRAYEYIMGLFLFAPIAVLSWFPFVSEFQTRLLFNQAFSRGLQISMILAGRKEKTQSS, from the exons ATGGCGAGTACGAGCGGGACCAAGAGCGAGGCAGGGCCCCTGCAGAGGTCGCTGTCTAGGCCGATGGCGCGAGCACAAACGTTGATGGTGGATGGTACTAACGAGGATGATTCTGCTGTTGATAGCGAGCTGGTGCCGTCCGCCCTCGCCTCCATCGCTCCCATTCTCCGTGTTGCAAATGAGATCGAGGAAGATAACCCTAGGGTCGCCTACCTAT GCCGATTCCATGCTTTTGAGAAGGCTCATAAGATGGATCCAACATCTAATGGGCGTGGAGTTCGTCAATTTAAGACTTATCTTTTGCACAGGCTTGAGACG gaagaagaagaaacacatCCTCAGCTTGCTAGAAGTGATCCCAAAGAAATCCAGTTATATTACCAGAAGTTCTATGAGAAAAACATTAGACAAGGACAAGATACCAAGAAACC TGAGGAGATGGCTAAGATCTATCAGATTGCAACGGTTTTATATGACGTTCTGAGGACAGTGGTACCTAATGGGAAAGTTGATGACGAG ACAGAAAGATATGCTGGAGAGGTTGAGCGGAAAAGGGAACAGTTTGAACACTATAACATTCTTCCACTAAATGCTGTTGGGGTCAAACCAGCAATTATGGAACTTCCTGAG ATCCAAGCTGCGCTTCATGCTGTACGTAATGTGGAGAATCTTCCAACGCCCAGAATTACTCCTACTCGAAGTGCTTCTGATGACATGGCTAAGCATAGGGTTAAATCCACCATTGACATTCTTGATTGGCTTTCTTCTGTTTTTGGGTTTCAG AAAGGAAATGTAGCAAATCAGAGGGAGCACCTGATATTGCTGCTTGCCAATATGGATATAAGGGGAAAAAATCTTGAAGATTATGCTGAG ACTGATAGGGGGAGAAACGTCCTGCTGCTACATAACGACACTGTACCACGGTTGATGGAGAACGTTTTTAAGAATTATCAGTCATGGTGTAAATATTTGCGTTGCAAATCACATCTTAG GTTTCCTGGAGGTTCCGACAAGCAACAATTACAGCTCATCTACATTGGACTCTACCTTCTTATATGGGGTGAAGCATCAAATATTCGATTCATGCCAGAATGCATTTGCTATATCTTCCAtaat ATGGCAAATGAGATCTATGGAGTACTATATAGCAATGCACTTCCTGTTACCGGAGAGACACAGCATACAGAAGCACCTGATGAAGAAACTTTTTTGAGAACAGTTATAACCCCCATCTACCAGGTTTTGCGCaag GAAGCTAGGAAAAACAAAGAAGGCAAGGAAAGTCATTCAAAGTGGAGAAATTATGATGATCTGAATGAGTACTTCTG GACTGACAAATGTTTTAAGCTGAAGTGGCCATGGGATCCTAAAGCTGATTTTTTTGTGCATTGGGATGCGCCTCCTGCAAATGAG AGAAACAATCATGGAACTGGTGGAAAGACGAAGCCGAAAACTAATTTTGTTGAAGTCCGAACTTTTTGGCACCTTTACAGAAGTTTTGACAGAATGTGGATATTCTTTATATTGGCCCTGCAG TATCCACGAATCTTCCGTTTTCAGGCAATGGTTATAATTGCATGGAGTTCTTCTGGATCACTTGCTGCTTTATTTGATGATGATGTCTTTAGAAGTGTTTTAAGCATTTTTGTCACATCTgcttttctcaattttcttcaaG CTGCTCTGGATATTATACTTAGTCTTAATGCTTGGAGGAGCGTAAAACCCACACAGATCCTACGTTATCTTCTGAAATTTGCAGTAGCAGCTATGTGGGCTGTGGTTCTGCCAATTGGTTATTCCAGTTCTGTGCAGAATCCAACAGGACTTGTAAAATTCTTTAGCAGTTGGGCTGGGGATTGGAGGAGTCAGTCGTTCTATAACTTTGCGGTTGCAATTTATCTGATACCCAATGTACTGGCAGTATTGCTATTTTTCCTTCCACCTCTAAGGAGAACCATGGAGCGTTCTAACTGGCGGATTATCACCCTTATTATGTGGTGGGCTCAG CCAAAACTGTATGTTGGAAGAGGCATGCATGAGGATATGATCTCACTTCTCAG GTATACACTGTTTTGGATCATGCTGCTTATTAGCAAGCTAGCATTCAGCTACTATGTGGAG ATACTGCCTCTAGTTGAACCAACAAAGTTGATAATGGAGATGCACATTGATAATTACCAATGGCATGAGTTCTTTCCAAATG TTACCCATAATATTGGAGTTGTGATAGCAATATGGGCACCAATCATTCTG GTTTATTTCATGGATGCACAGATATGGTATGCCATTTTCTCCACTCTTTTTGGTGGAATTCATGGAGCTTTCAGTCATTTGGGTGAG ATACGAACTCTTGGGATGTTGCGGTCCAGATTTGATGCTGTACCTTCAGCTTTCAGTCGTCATCTTATGCCAACATCAGGAAAGGATGACAAAAGAAAACCTTTG GACGAGTCAGCAGAAAGGAAGAACATCGCAAATTTTTCTCAGGTTTGGAATGGATTCATACATTCTATGCGTCTGGAGGATTTGATCAGCAATAG GGAAAGGGATTTGCTACTTGTTCCATATTCTTCTACTAATATGTCAGTCGTCCAATGGCCTCCTTTCTTGCTTGCGAGTAAG ATTCCTATAGCATTGGACATGGCAAAAGATTTTAAGGGGAAGGAGGATGCTGAGTTATTTCGGAAGATTAAAAATGATGATTACATGTTCTCGGCAGTGATTGAATGCTACGAGACACTCCGATATATAATATTTGGCCTCCTGGAGGATGAAGCAGATACACT GATCATAAAGCAGATCTGCGATGACGTAGACTTTAGCATACAAGAGCGTTGCTTTCTGAATAATTTCCGTATGAGTGGGCTGCCTTTACTAAGTGATAAGTTGGAGAAGTTCTTAGGTTTCTTG CTACAATATTATGAAGATGCATCCAAGTCTCATGTAAATGTTGAGGCATACAAGCCTCAAGTAATCAATGTCCTTCAAGATATTGTGGAAATTATTACCCAAGATGTTATGGTTAACGGCCATGA AATCCTGCTAAGAGCTCATTCTCACAGTCATGGTGCTGAAGAACGCAAGAAAGAGATGAGGTTTGAAAAGATAAATTTAAGCCTTATGCAAAACAAATCTTCGAGCGAGAAG GTTGTTAGGCTTAATTTGCTAGTGACAGTCAAGGAATCTGCCATAAATGTGCCAACAAATTTGGAGGCCCGCCGACGTATAACCTTCTTTGCAAACTCCTTGTTTATGATTATGCCAAATGCTCCAAAAGTTCGCGACATGCTCTCCTTCAG tGTTTTGACTCCATATTACAAAGAGGATGTACTCTACTCTGAGGACGAACTCAATAAGGAAAATGAGGATGGAATAACAACTTTGTTCTACCTGCAAAAAATTTATCCTG ATGAATGGCAAAATTTCCAGGATCGCATAAATGATCCTAAAGATAAAGATTATGCGCAAGATAAGAAGGAGTTAAAGATGGAATTAATTCGTCAGTGGGTATCCTTCAGGGGGCAGACACTATCAAGAACAG TGAGGGGGATGATGTATTATAGGCAGGCTCTAGAACTTCAATACTTCCTGGAATCCGCAGGAGACAGTG CTATCTTTGGGGGCTACCAGACAATTCAATCAAGACTGGATTATAAGGCCTTTTTTGATAGTGCACAAGCTCTGGTTGATTTGAAATTCACCTACGTTGTTTCTTGTCAGGTTTATGGTACTCAAAAAAAGTCCAGAGATGCTCGAGACCGTAGTTGTTACAGTAATATTCTAAATCTCATGTTGAA GTATCCATCTCTACGTGTTGCTTACATTGATGAACGAGATGAAACTGTGGATGGAAAATCTCACAAGGTTTATTACTCTGTTCTTCTGAAGGGAGGAGATAAGTTGGATGAG GAAATTTATAGAATCAAGCTTCCGGGCCCACCAACAGATATTGGAGAAGGGAAACCTGAAAATCAGAATCATGCCATCATTTTTACTCGTGGAGAGGCTCTCCAAACCATCGACATGAATCAG GATAACTATTTTGAAGAAgctttcaaaatgagaaatgtATTGCAAGAATTTGTGAAACATCGCCGTGCAGCGCGAAAACCTACAATTTTGGGTCTTAGGGAACATATATTTACTGGAAG TGTTTCTTCACTTGCTTGGTTCATGTCCAATCAGGAGACAAGTTTTGTAACCATTGGCCAACGAATTTTGGCAAGCCCTTTGAG GGTGCGGTTCCATTATGGTCATCCTGATATATTTGACAGAATCTTCCACATAACAAGGGGTGGAATAAGTAAAGCTTCAAAAACAATAAACTTGAGCGAAGATATATTTGCAG GGTATAATTCAACTCTGCGGAGCGGATATATAACACATCATGAATATATCCAAGTGGGCAAGGGACGTGATGTGGGGATGAATCAGATATCATCTTTTGAGGCAAAGGTGGCAAATGGTAATGGAGAGCAGACGCTTAGCCGTGATGTCTATCGACTTGGACGACGATTCGACTTCTATAGAATGTTGTCATTCTACTTCACAACAGTTGGTTTCTATTTTAGTAGCATG ATTACTGTTCTCACAGTATATATCTTCTTATATGGGCGTTTGTACATGGTCATGAGTGGATTGGAAAAAGAGATTCTTCAAAATCCAGATATCCATCAGAGCAATGCGCTTGAACAGGCTTTGGCTACCCAATCTGTTTTCCAGCTAGGCTTGTTGCTGGTACTGCCCATGGTTATGGAAATTGGCCTGGAAAAAGGGTTTCGTACTGCTCTGGGCGATTTGATCATTATGCAGCTCCAGCTGGCCTCTGTATTTTTTACATTCCAGCTTGGAACGAAAGCACATTATTTTGGGAAAACCATCTTGCATGGAGGTTCCAAATATCGAGCTACTGGCCGGGGGTTTGTTGTTTTCCATGCAAAGTTTGCTGAAAATTACAGGTTGTACTCACGAAGTCACTTTGTGAAGGGATTGGAGCTGTTCATGTTATTGGTATTGTATGGAGTTTATGGAGGATCATATCGCAattcaaatctttattttttcatcACATTCTCCATGTGGTTCCTGGTTGGGTCCTGGTTGTTTGCGCCTTTTGTATTCAATCCATCTGGTTTTGACTGGCAAAAAACAGTGGATGATTGGACAGATTGGAAGAGGTGGATGGGGAATCGTGGTGGAATTGGGATCCCACCTGACAGAAGTTGGGAGTCTTGGTGGGATGGGGAACAAGAACACCTCAAATACACAAATATAAGGGGAAGAGTTCTTGAGATAATTCTTGCATTTCGATTCTTTATCTACCAGTACGGCATTGTCTACCACCTTGATATAGCTCATCACAGCAAGAATATACTG GTATATGGACTTTCTTGGATGGTTATGGTAACTGCTCTTCTAGTGTTGAAG ATGGTATCAATGGGGAGACGAAGATTTGGGACAGACTTTCAGCTTATGTTCAGGATTCTGAAGGCACTTCTGTTCCTTGGCTTCATGTCAGTCATGACTGTCTTGTTTGTAGTATGTGGCCTCACTATATCAGATTTATTTGCAGCCATCCTTGCTTTCTTGCCCACGGGCTGGGCCATCCTCCTT atTGCACAAGCCTGCAGATCTCTATTTAAGGGAATACATGTCTGGGATTCAGTGAAGGAGCTAGGGAGAGCATACGAGTACATAATGGGACTATTTCTGTTTGCACCTATTGCGGTTTTGTCATGGTTCCCGTTTGTGTCGGAGTTCCAAACTCGTCTGCTCTTCAATCAAGCATTTAGTAGAGGCCTCCAGATTTCAATGATTCTTGCAGGAAGGAAAGAGAAGACGCAATCCAGTTGA